In Acidovorax sp. 106, the following proteins share a genomic window:
- a CDS encoding LysR substrate-binding domain-containing protein yields the protein MDDPSVVAVRLAEVPRMVLAAPALMAGRPTPQHAQDLQPLPWLALSTFYRREVTLTQEPGGEAHTFGITPRLATDSLYALRRAALAGLGACISSAWIVDNDVRQGHLLHLVHNWPAAPLPVYLVYPYARFYPARLRLFLEAMRGAMPGLVGMRAVGS from the coding sequence GTGGACGACCCCAGTGTGGTGGCCGTGCGCCTGGCCGAAGTGCCCCGCATGGTGCTGGCCGCCCCCGCCCTGATGGCCGGGCGCCCCACACCCCAGCACGCGCAAGACCTGCAACCCCTGCCCTGGCTGGCCCTGAGCACCTTCTACCGCCGCGAGGTCACGTTGACCCAAGAGCCAGGCGGCGAGGCCCACACGTTTGGCATCACGCCGCGTTTGGCCACCGACAGCCTGTACGCCCTGCGCCGCGCCGCCCTGGCCGGGCTGGGGGCGTGCATTTCATCGGCGTGGATCGTGGACAACGATGTGCGGCAGGGGCACTTGCTGCACCTGGTGCACAACTGGCCTGCGGCACCGCTGCCGGTGTACTTGGTGTACCCGTATGCGCGGTTTTATCCGGCGAGGTTGCGGTTGTTTTTGGAGGCGATGCGGGGGGCGATGCCGGGGTTGGTGGGGATGCGGGCGGTGGGGTCATGA